One window of Mangrovibacterium diazotrophicum genomic DNA carries:
- a CDS encoding RICIN domain-containing protein, which translates to MRKTILLSLILFLLGLGIFSVEAQTASTSDILVTQPIPDRMVNYNLAEVGVEKPIIWGLDLAWLDSVNIIRGTRFMGKDVVDVIRSSFMPTDPIVNGELTGDALTNTNLRINIINTYLNPETQVVLNSDWPKLDPMFDPSNPDQAKNWTELLDVTRAMHVAAGRTVITVSPFNEPDDNGAWKETLQGTIDDFKEIVDSLSNNSNFDNIRISGGNTLNDDNALEWYNYIDPAGLEEGNTHQLAGDFDHYADFYTAVRANGDHATNDELHNVMEAMVGVEYGMQTGIWWGTAEYTRGEFCKASRPGGTRLGYAEHRPNWTAASVYRAPDGKIQAFGGVSERQGVTTTFSFVSKDKAVFYDGYGPQRAYAIELPAGLPGTYQTDLHTNAECVINITWGEDIQPAIDGKYILVNRNSGKVMEAADGASTNGTNVQQNESNGATYQQWYVNPINKRNGGDFSYFNIKGVQSGKQLDISNTSLDNEANAHLWEKGAWWDGRQSLNQVWYLEYAEDGWFYIRNQFSAKCLEVADNGTAAGANIQQNEKNGGANQQWRFLQVDATVDFTAPAAPTNLNATANATSVKLEWTASSDGDVTGYDVLRANSSGGEYNTIARNVDATSCVDNTTVAGVPYFYKIRAVDQSLNRSDYSDEVSATATGENDLVEYLKFDGDAKDNSINLNHAAANGGSFVTGKQGTQAISLDGSADYIQLPEDVANYSEISVAAWIQRASYTVSRHIFNFNLGEDEYMYLSPSVSGQMKFAIKHNGIEQTLTAPQLGLEWAYVVVALGDAGASIYVDGQLTAQSADITIRPSDIGPMMNYIGVNPSNKKFFGGAIDDFRIYNYQLSGTQVTELYNDLTTDVYDMVLEDSDLSVWPNPANDILHINFMEFSKRDYSNLQLLSMSGAVVMNIDIQSSANTDLDVSSLVNGIYLLRLTAIEGTITKKIIIKH; encoded by the coding sequence ATGAGGAAAACTATACTTCTATCATTAATTCTGTTTTTGCTTGGATTGGGAATTTTTTCAGTCGAGGCACAGACGGCAAGCACAAGCGACATTCTGGTTACGCAACCCATCCCTGACCGTATGGTTAATTATAATTTGGCGGAAGTAGGAGTTGAGAAACCAATTATCTGGGGGCTGGATCTGGCTTGGCTCGATTCGGTTAATATTATTCGGGGAACCCGGTTTATGGGAAAAGATGTTGTTGATGTTATACGCTCGTCATTTATGCCAACAGACCCTATTGTCAATGGTGAACTGACAGGAGATGCGCTCACCAATACCAACTTGCGAATAAATATTATTAACACATATCTTAATCCGGAGACTCAAGTTGTGTTGAATTCTGATTGGCCTAAATTGGATCCAATGTTTGATCCTTCTAATCCGGACCAAGCAAAAAATTGGACAGAGCTCCTTGATGTGACCAGGGCGATGCACGTAGCAGCCGGGCGGACTGTAATTACCGTTTCTCCCTTTAATGAACCAGATGATAACGGGGCCTGGAAGGAAACTCTTCAAGGGACTATTGATGATTTTAAAGAGATAGTTGATTCGCTGAGTAATAATTCCAATTTTGACAATATTCGTATTTCCGGAGGTAATACGTTGAATGACGATAATGCATTGGAATGGTATAACTATATAGACCCTGCTGGTTTAGAAGAAGGAAATACACATCAGCTGGCAGGAGATTTTGATCATTATGCAGATTTCTATACCGCCGTAAGAGCCAACGGTGACCACGCTACAAATGACGAGTTGCATAATGTAATGGAAGCGATGGTTGGCGTTGAATATGGTATGCAAACTGGTATTTGGTGGGGTACAGCGGAGTATACCCGCGGAGAATTTTGCAAAGCCAGCAGACCTGGTGGTACCAGACTCGGTTATGCTGAACATCGTCCGAACTGGACTGCGGCATCTGTTTATCGTGCTCCCGACGGGAAAATACAAGCTTTCGGTGGGGTCTCTGAGCGTCAGGGGGTCACAACAACATTCAGTTTTGTTTCAAAAGATAAGGCTGTATTTTACGATGGTTACGGACCTCAGCGTGCTTATGCAATTGAACTGCCCGCTGGATTGCCTGGCACGTACCAAACAGACCTGCATACCAATGCCGAATGTGTTATCAATATTACCTGGGGTGAAGATATTCAACCCGCAATAGATGGCAAATACATTTTAGTAAACCGTAATAGCGGGAAAGTGATGGAAGCTGCCGATGGCGCTTCTACTAATGGCACAAATGTTCAACAAAACGAGAGCAATGGTGCTACTTACCAACAATGGTACGTAAATCCAATCAATAAGCGCAATGGCGGCGATTTCAGTTACTTCAACATTAAAGGGGTTCAAAGTGGAAAACAATTGGATATTTCCAATACTTCGCTGGATAATGAAGCCAACGCACATTTGTGGGAAAAGGGTGCCTGGTGGGATGGAAGACAATCATTGAACCAGGTATGGTACCTCGAATATGCAGAAGATGGCTGGTTTTATATTCGTAACCAGTTTAGCGCAAAATGTTTAGAAGTTGCTGATAACGGCACTGCAGCCGGTGCGAATATTCAGCAAAACGAAAAAAACGGCGGTGCTAACCAGCAATGGCGATTCTTGCAGGTTGATGCTACAGTTGATTTTACGGCACCTGCAGCTCCGACGAATTTGAACGCTACTGCAAATGCAACCTCTGTTAAATTGGAATGGACTGCCAGTTCGGATGGAGATGTGACCGGTTATGATGTTTTACGCGCCAATTCATCAGGAGGGGAATACAATACTATCGCCCGGAATGTTGATGCGACATCCTGTGTTGATAATACGACAGTGGCTGGTGTTCCGTACTTTTATAAAATACGTGCAGTTGACCAATCGCTAAACCGATCGGATTATTCTGACGAGGTTTCTGCGACTGCAACCGGTGAAAATGATTTGGTTGAATACCTCAAATTCGACGGTGATGCAAAAGATAACTCGATTAATCTGAACCATGCTGCTGCAAATGGAGGTTCTTTTGTGACCGGCAAGCAAGGTACCCAAGCAATATCTCTTGATGGTTCAGCTGATTATATTCAACTTCCCGAAGATGTAGCGAATTATTCAGAAATATCGGTTGCCGCCTGGATACAAAGGGCCAGTTACACGGTTAGTCGTCACATCTTCAATTTCAATCTGGGCGAGGATGAGTATATGTATTTGTCACCTTCGGTCAGCGGTCAAATGAAATTTGCCATCAAGCATAATGGAATAGAGCAAACTTTAACTGCTCCACAATTAGGTCTTGAATGGGCATATGTGGTTGTTGCCTTGGGCGATGCCGGCGCTTCAATTTATGTTGACGGCCAATTGACGGCGCAATCAGCTGATATAACTATTAGGCCATCAGATATCGGTCCGATGATGAATTATATTGGGGTTAATCCGTCCAACAAAAAGTTTTTCGGTGGTGCAATTGATGATTTCAGAATCTACAATTACCAGTTGTCTGGTACGCAGGTTACAGAATTGTACAATGACCTGACAACCGATGTGTATGATATGGTGCTCGAAGACTCCGATCTTTCGGTATGGCCCAATCCTGCGAATGATATTCTGCACATTAATTTTATGGAATTTAGCAAGCGTGATTATTCTAATCTGCAATTGCTGAGTATGAGTGGTGCCGTGGTTATGAATATCGACATTCAGTCGAGCGCTAATACCGATCTGGATGTATCGAGTTTAGTCAACGGAATTTATTTGCTCCGACTGACAGCAATTGAAGGAACAATAACGAAAAAAATTATTATTAAGCATTAG
- a CDS encoding PKD domain-containing protein yields the protein MKYFINNNIKLVAIAMFLALFHVACQDDLLDPTGDFSYEASSSNPLELSFMPAGTNGVSAAWDFGDGETSTLVTPKHIFAAGGDYLVTLTITGESGSQAAVIQKSVHVQSPNPTAKITFVVDGQTVTFAGTTTYTTAVVWDFGDGETSTDENPTHTYAATGTYTVTLTATGEEGTTEAVATKTVNLADPVQLVLLEGTIIGHSGSWDNVNGLIDAAFDGDFNTFVDAPGPEGWVGYDFGDGNKAKLGLVKFARRDTEESWGVDRLVGAEIRGSNDPDYLNTYDVIYTIPERPSKLEFTEAEVAPATNYRYIYLYTANGYCNVAELEFWGEMITGETTPSTGVLVEGDIIGHPGSWDNVNGLIADAFDGNLSTFVDAPDAYKSTGFVGYDFGSGNQVQLTSFKYAPRDEQWKGRVVGAEIRGSNDETILTDPASATYETLYTITETPVVGVLTSAEVSTTSAYRFIYYYTAPDGYCNVAELEFYGLMNP from the coding sequence ATGAAATACTTTATAAATAACAATATAAAATTAGTGGCGATTGCAATGTTCCTCGCATTGTTTCATGTCGCTTGTCAAGATGATCTGCTTGACCCAACCGGAGACTTTTCTTACGAAGCAAGTTCATCCAATCCACTGGAGTTGTCCTTCATGCCAGCAGGAACCAATGGGGTATCTGCAGCCTGGGATTTTGGGGATGGAGAAACATCGACTTTGGTTACTCCAAAACACATTTTCGCCGCAGGTGGAGATTATTTAGTTACGCTGACAATCACTGGTGAAAGTGGATCACAAGCAGCAGTCATTCAAAAATCAGTTCATGTACAGTCACCTAATCCTACTGCGAAAATCACATTTGTGGTCGATGGACAGACTGTAACATTTGCCGGTACAACAACTTATACGACAGCAGTTGTTTGGGATTTTGGAGATGGTGAAACGTCAACAGACGAAAATCCAACGCACACATACGCTGCAACCGGTACTTATACGGTTACATTAACGGCTACCGGAGAAGAAGGAACAACTGAAGCAGTGGCAACAAAGACTGTTAATCTGGCGGATCCTGTTCAACTTGTTTTGCTTGAAGGAACGATCATTGGTCATTCCGGATCGTGGGATAATGTGAATGGTTTGATTGATGCTGCATTTGATGGTGACTTTAACACTTTTGTCGATGCACCAGGTCCTGAAGGATGGGTAGGCTACGATTTTGGTGATGGAAATAAAGCGAAACTCGGACTGGTGAAATTCGCGCGTAGAGATACCGAGGAAAGCTGGGGAGTTGATCGCCTGGTAGGAGCCGAAATCAGAGGGTCAAACGATCCGGACTACCTGAATACCTACGATGTAATTTATACCATTCCTGAAAGACCGTCAAAACTCGAATTTACAGAAGCTGAGGTAGCACCGGCTACTAACTATCGGTACATTTACCTTTACACAGCAAACGGATACTGTAATGTCGCAGAACTGGAATTCTGGGGAGAAATGATTACCGGAGAAACCACACCTTCAACAGGAGTGCTGGTGGAAGGTGATATCATCGGTCACCCAGGGTCGTGGGATAATGTAAATGGATTAATTGCAGACGCATTCGATGGTAACCTGTCAACCTTTGTTGATGCACCGGATGCCTACAAATCTACCGGGTTTGTTGGTTACGATTTTGGATCAGGTAACCAGGTACAGCTTACGTCCTTCAAATATGCCCCTCGTGACGAGCAATGGAAAGGTCGTGTTGTTGGTGCTGAGATACGTGGATCGAATGACGAAACTATCTTAACAGATCCGGCCAGTGCAACTTACGAGACGTTGTATACCATTACCGAAACTCCGGTAGTGGGAGTATTAACATCTGCAGAGGTTTCAACAACAAGTGCTTATAGGTTTATATACTATTACACAGCTCCTGATGGCTACTGTAATGTCGCAGAACTAGAGTTCTACGGTCTTATGAATCCATAG
- a CDS encoding RagB/SusD family nutrient uptake outer membrane protein: MKTIYKYTFLLGLMLFFFGCQEEDILDKSPLTEISETDVWSDPGLVEAFVNARYNQVGHGWTESWQSSVVDETYLTWSRGCEPYTQGYVNPSDLGRMNGGWWGWDNRSWATVWGNIANCNLFFERIDEVEFADETYKDRLVGEVTFIRALMYFDLVARWGGMPLITKSYTLNDREEYLSVARDSYKDNVDFIVSECDKAADLLPASYDGSDKGRATSVAALALKSRMLLYAASPLMNKSGVNPLVGYSAPDADRWKNAADAAKACIDAALDNGYALYQKYDDVKENYTQLFLDGGNSEVLFDREGGLSADGDNLTGLDQTNGPNGYGLWGGNTPISEFVDDFEMADGTKFDWDNPVHKANPYANRDARLYATVLADGDPWRERNVQTYLIANAAGDITGGGKDTKYGQDSWNTSKSSYNVRKYMDETYVPNSWNFTNPKNWIWFRLGEQYLNYAEALYNQGLEDEARTALNVIRARAKMPDVTATGDDLWDAIVNERRVELCFEEHRYYDVRRWLIAEDVLNRNATGVEIVLHPNGTKTYEPGVLVEQRLFNAPAMYWMPIPKWEIDKNANLEQNPGY; this comes from the coding sequence ATGAAAACGATATATAAATACACTTTCTTATTAGGACTAATGCTCTTTTTCTTTGGGTGTCAAGAGGAAGATATATTAGATAAGAGTCCGCTTACCGAGATCTCAGAAACGGATGTTTGGAGCGATCCCGGATTGGTTGAAGCATTTGTAAATGCCCGTTACAATCAAGTTGGGCATGGATGGACTGAGTCGTGGCAAAGTTCTGTCGTTGATGAAACCTATTTGACTTGGTCTCGTGGTTGTGAACCATATACACAGGGTTATGTAAACCCATCTGATTTAGGTCGTATGAACGGCGGATGGTGGGGATGGGATAACCGATCATGGGCAACTGTTTGGGGAAATATCGCCAACTGTAATCTTTTCTTCGAACGTATTGATGAAGTAGAATTTGCTGATGAAACCTATAAGGACCGCTTGGTTGGAGAGGTGACATTTATCCGTGCACTAATGTATTTTGACCTGGTTGCCCGTTGGGGTGGAATGCCACTTATTACCAAATCATATACGTTAAACGATCGCGAAGAATATTTAAGTGTAGCGCGTGATTCGTATAAAGACAACGTTGATTTTATTGTTTCGGAATGCGATAAAGCTGCTGATCTATTGCCTGCTAGTTATGATGGTTCCGACAAAGGTCGTGCTACCAGCGTAGCAGCCTTGGCCCTAAAAAGCAGAATGTTGCTTTATGCCGCGAGTCCGCTAATGAACAAATCAGGTGTCAATCCTTTGGTGGGCTACTCAGCTCCGGATGCAGATCGTTGGAAAAATGCAGCAGATGCTGCCAAAGCGTGTATTGACGCTGCTTTGGACAACGGTTACGCGCTGTATCAAAAATACGACGATGTGAAAGAAAATTACACACAGTTGTTCCTTGATGGTGGTAACAGCGAAGTACTTTTCGATCGTGAAGGTGGTTTGAGTGCCGATGGTGACAACCTGACTGGATTGGATCAAACCAATGGACCGAATGGTTACGGACTGTGGGGTGGAAATACACCAATCTCCGAATTTGTGGACGATTTTGAGATGGCTGACGGAACTAAGTTCGATTGGGATAATCCGGTTCACAAGGCTAATCCGTATGCCAATCGCGATGCTCGTTTGTATGCCACAGTTCTGGCTGACGGAGACCCCTGGAGAGAGAGAAACGTTCAGACTTACCTGATTGCCAATGCTGCAGGTGATATAACCGGAGGTGGAAAGGATACCAAGTACGGCCAGGATAGCTGGAATACAAGTAAATCATCCTACAACGTGCGTAAGTACATGGATGAAACCTATGTGCCCAACAGTTGGAACTTTACGAATCCCAAGAACTGGATTTGGTTCCGTTTGGGAGAACAATACTTGAATTATGCTGAGGCTCTTTATAACCAGGGATTGGAAGATGAAGCCCGGACTGCTTTAAATGTAATTCGCGCGCGTGCAAAGATGCCTGATGTTACAGCTACTGGGGATGATCTGTGGGATGCCATTGTTAATGAACGCCGTGTAGAACTGTGTTTTGAAGAACACCGCTACTATGATGTCCGTCGTTGGTTAATTGCCGAAGATGTACTGAATAGAAATGCAACTGGGGTTGAAATTGTTTTGCATCCTAACGGAACGAAGACATACGAACCCGGTGTTCTTGTTGAACAACGCTTATTTAATGCGCCCGCAATGTATTGGATGCCAATACCGAAATGGGAAATCGACAAAAACGCAAATCTGGAACAAAATCCTGGTTACTAA